The Bradyrhizobium barranii subsp. barranii genome segment GTCGCTTGATGTCAGGCCTGGTCGTGCGAAATCCCTCGATCACGCCGCCGACGGCCTTCATGCAGGCCTCGATGTCAAAATCCTCGCCCCAGCATTTCTGTAGCACGAAGCCCTGGAAGATCGCGATGAGCACGCGTGCGACCGCGTCGGCGTCGAGGTCGCGCTTGATCAGGCCGTCATGCTGGCCGCGCTCGACCAGCGCCACGATCAGCGCGCGCGGCATGTCGATGCCTTCGACGACGCTGGTGCGGACGCGGCGGTTGCGCAGGGCCTCCGCCCAGCCGTGGATGCCGACGCGACGCCGCGCTTCGCCGGCGGGATCGGTGAGCCATTGCGCGTAGACGCGGATCAGTGCGTGGAGTCCTTCGATCGGATCACCCGATCCCTGCGCCACCGAGTTGAGCACGGCCTCGCGACGATGCCGGTCGTCGGCGAGCGCCTCGATCAAATCGTCCTTGCTCTGGAAGTAGAGATAGACCGCGCCGTGGCTCAAGCCCGACCGTTTGACGATGTCGGCCATGCCGGTCTGGTGGAAGCCTTGCTCGGCGAAGCAGGCGAGGGCCGCTTCGAGGATCTGCTGCCGCCTTCCTTCGCGTTGCTTGTCGCTGATCTTGGGCATTTTGGCCGTCCATAAATAACTGACAGATCGGTCGTTTTGACCGTTTGCTCGAGGCGGCAACTACAAAGCCGGGTATTAATAAAAAACGATCAGTCAGTCAGTTTTATTATCAAAGGCGATCTTGGTCAAGTCCAGACGGTCCGGAAACAGGAGGATCAAACCGTTGCCGGGGCCGTGGCTGAGGTGACGGCGGCCCGGCCCGCGATCGCGCGGCTAGAACAGCCGTCCGCCGTTCGGCACAGGCCTGCTCGGCTGCACCAGCACGACCTTGCCCTCGGCATCGGGGAAGCCGAGCGTCAACACCTCGGAGACGACCGGGCCGATCTGTCGCGGCGGGAAGTTCACGACGGCCGCGACCTGCTGCCCCACCAGCGTCTCGAGCGGATGATTTTCGGTGACCTGGGCCGAGCTCTTGCGCACGCCGATCGCGGGACCGAAGTCGATCCACAGCCGCCAGGCCGGCTTGCGTGCCTCCGGGAACGGTTTTGCATCGACGATGGTGCCGACGCGGATATCGACCGCGAGGAAGCTGTTGAAGTCGATGGTTGGCGACACGGCCGCGGCGGGATCGTGAGTGACGTGCATTGATGTATCCGTTCGGAGAGCGAGGTTCGTTCGCAATGTTGTCGCGCGAACCGGAGTTTCGTACAACGCTGCAGTCATCAAACGACGCATGCGCGAGGAAGGTCTTGCCCAACATCATCTACGGCATCAAGAACTGCGACACCATGAAGAAGGCACGCGCCTGGCTCGACACCCATGGCGTCGCCTACGAGTTCCACGACTACAAGGCGGCGGGCGTCGAGAAGGACAAGCTCAAGCAGTGGAGCGACAAGGCTGGCTGGGAGACGCTGCTCAATCGCGCCGGCACGACCTTCAAGAAGCTGCCGGATTCCGACAAGGAAGGCCTCACCGAGAAGAAGGCGCTGGCGCTGATGCTAACGCAACCATCGATGATCAAGCGGCCGGTGCTCGAAGTCGGCGGCAAGCTTCTGGTCGGCTTCAAG includes the following:
- a CDS encoding tRNA-binding protein, which encodes MHVTHDPAAAVSPTIDFNSFLAVDIRVGTIVDAKPFPEARKPAWRLWIDFGPAIGVRKSSAQVTENHPLETLVGQQVAAVVNFPPRQIGPVVSEVLTLGFPDAEGKVVLVQPSRPVPNGGRLF
- a CDS encoding TetR/AcrR family transcriptional regulator — protein: MPKISDKQREGRRQQILEAALACFAEQGFHQTGMADIVKRSGLSHGAVYLYFQSKDDLIEALADDRHRREAVLNSVAQGSGDPIEGLHALIRVYAQWLTDPAGEARRRVGIHGWAEALRNRRVRTSVVEGIDMPRALIVALVERGQHDGLIKRDLDADAVARVLIAIFQGFVLQKCWGEDFDIEACMKAVGGVIEGFRTTRPDIKRRTRT
- a CDS encoding ArsC family reductase, with product MPNIIYGIKNCDTMKKARAWLDTHGVAYEFHDYKAAGVEKDKLKQWSDKAGWETLLNRAGTTFKKLPDSDKEGLTEKKALALMLTQPSMIKRPVLEVGGKLLVGFKPDIYAKEVKAK